A portion of the Planctomicrobium piriforme genome contains these proteins:
- a CDS encoding glycosyltransferase, with the protein MILSFTVACALIFACLLAVQIDWALRFTKLLRSQTKPPVDAPLPRALVLLCLRGADPFLGRTLRALLAQTHEQFHLRLVIDSETDPAWEIVEPFLEESQDPRVQVRVLKQRLTTCSLKNSALLQETAELDDDYEAIVQVDADAVPYPNWLRDLLTPLRDPQVGATSGLRWYSPADRSTAGLIRFFWGCAAMIQMVQFKMLWGGSLAIRRDLIDGTSLRSIWARSLSDDLTLNTALHEAGLKEQHVPAVLVNQEGIDLKGCFQFIRRQVVFVRLYHAAWTPVSLYAATGSIALLLAAAAFAGTVATGDLWQAPAILAIVAIYGMSFRWLMLWVDDRVRTRVAIQGETLPPREGWHALPVPLTMLMYTACYLSAACLKQIQWRGVVYKFTRSGTARMVNDAPFEDRLLPAEASVL; encoded by the coding sequence ATGATTCTCTCCTTCACGGTCGCCTGCGCGCTGATCTTCGCGTGCCTGCTCGCGGTCCAGATTGACTGGGCGCTCCGCTTTACGAAGCTCCTGCGCAGCCAGACGAAGCCCCCTGTCGACGCGCCGTTGCCCCGCGCACTGGTGCTGCTCTGCCTGCGGGGAGCGGACCCGTTTCTTGGCCGCACGCTACGGGCCTTGCTCGCCCAGACCCATGAACAATTTCACCTGCGGCTGGTGATCGACAGCGAAACCGATCCCGCCTGGGAGATTGTCGAACCGTTCCTCGAAGAATCGCAGGATCCTCGAGTTCAGGTACGAGTTCTCAAGCAGCGATTGACGACCTGCAGTTTGAAGAACAGCGCCTTGCTGCAGGAAACCGCCGAGCTGGATGACGACTACGAAGCAATCGTCCAGGTGGATGCGGACGCGGTCCCGTATCCCAACTGGCTGCGAGACCTGCTCACTCCGCTCCGCGATCCCCAAGTCGGCGCCACGAGCGGACTGCGGTGGTACTCCCCTGCGGATCGTTCGACTGCGGGGTTGATCCGATTTTTCTGGGGCTGCGCCGCGATGATTCAGATGGTGCAGTTCAAGATGCTGTGGGGCGGGTCGCTGGCGATTCGACGGGATCTGATCGACGGCACTTCGCTGCGCAGCATCTGGGCGCGAAGCCTGAGCGACGACCTCACGCTGAATACCGCCTTGCACGAAGCAGGCCTGAAGGAACAGCATGTCCCGGCGGTCCTGGTGAATCAGGAAGGGATCGACCTGAAAGGCTGCTTCCAGTTTATTCGCCGCCAGGTGGTGTTCGTGCGGCTGTATCATGCTGCGTGGACGCCGGTGAGTCTGTACGCCGCAACGGGATCAATTGCGTTGCTGCTCGCCGCCGCCGCATTTGCGGGAACGGTTGCGACCGGCGACCTGTGGCAGGCGCCCGCTATCCTCGCCATCGTGGCCATTTACGGCATGAGTTTCCGCTGGCTGATGCTGTGGGTCGATGACCGCGTTCGAACCCGCGTTGCGATTCAAGGGGAAACATTGCCCCCTCGCGAAGGCTGGCACGCACTGCCGGTGCCGCTGACGATGCTGATGTACACGGCCTGCTACCTATCGGCGGCATGCCTGAAGCAGATTCAATGGCGGGGAGTCGTCTACAAATTCACCCGATCAGGCACAGCACGAATGGTGAACGACGCCCCCTTCGAGGACCGCCTGCTGCCAGCAGAAGCGAGTGTGCTGTAG
- a CDS encoding zinc-dependent metalloprotease: MRRLVLGWSFLCLGLLLSAPAFAQEEADKGGERPKSKFDQMIDKKKKVEGLWTLYHNDQQLLAEFSDSALKKEYIVIPSISKGISQGMVLGGMSWNFGEDVIWSFKKTDDKLFIYQRNVRFRAKPNTPEAAAIELAYSDSILYSLPILTKTPTGGTLVDFTQVFMNDELQIGSAIGPGFRFAPDRSTITKLKGFEENVELQINAVYSGSMPIETVPNSRGVQVGVHYSISILPPIGANGYKPRLADDRVGYFVTAIKDFSDKDDPDHFVRYLNRWNLQKLDPSIDLSPPKEPIRFYIENTVPVALRPTVEAAILEWNKAFEKLGFAGAIKVDQQPVDPNFDPENIRYNTFRWMTANAGMAMGPSRVDPRTGQILDADIIFDSSFLDSWSEKWETYRGDTAATFGEGKQDPFGGDAAATHGFGHRHSTSCSYCQEMQRLNGFAAAFFVASGVNADGKLPKEFIHEGMKEVVMHEVGHTLGLRHNFKASTWKNLEQINDKETGTKEGIVASVMDYVAPNISPDKEKQGLYFPQTIGPYDYWAIEYGYKPVQGNEADELKKIAARSTEPALAYTTDEDTRGTDSDPYSARFDLGQDPLDYARRQMEITTKAMPTITQRSVKEGEGYQQARQAFNMLFNEYWQSAATAAKFPGGISLSRDHKTEKDGKAPFTMIPAEKQRAAMKLISESVFSPPVPAGDQLNYLAISRWSHWGMQEPARQDFAIHDEVLSRQDGILGRVLNPMTLSRILDSEFKVPAGQDAYTLDEHMQITVDGIFTEWTAAPAKEKYDNRDPLISSFRRNLQRMAIRRLGTIVTTASSGPSDARTLTRMHLVNLRDSAQKLLSNDKLTLDSYSKAHLMDSVARIDSMLNAEVVLPGVN; encoded by the coding sequence GCTGTACCACAACGACCAGCAGTTGCTGGCCGAGTTCAGCGATTCGGCCCTGAAGAAAGAATACATCGTCATTCCGTCGATCTCGAAAGGGATCAGCCAGGGCATGGTCCTGGGAGGGATGTCGTGGAATTTCGGTGAAGACGTCATCTGGTCGTTCAAGAAGACGGACGACAAGCTGTTCATCTACCAGCGAAATGTCCGCTTCCGCGCCAAGCCGAACACTCCGGAAGCCGCGGCCATCGAACTGGCCTATAGCGACAGCATTCTGTACTCGCTGCCGATTCTGACCAAAACTCCGACCGGGGGCACCCTGGTCGATTTCACCCAGGTGTTCATGAACGATGAGCTGCAGATTGGCAGCGCCATCGGACCGGGCTTCCGCTTCGCACCAGACCGTTCGACGATCACCAAGCTTAAAGGGTTTGAAGAGAACGTCGAACTGCAGATCAACGCCGTCTACTCCGGTAGTATGCCGATCGAAACCGTCCCGAACTCGCGCGGCGTGCAGGTGGGCGTCCACTACAGCATCAGCATCCTGCCCCCGATCGGCGCTAACGGCTACAAGCCGCGTCTGGCCGATGACCGTGTCGGGTACTTCGTGACTGCCATCAAAGACTTCTCGGACAAAGACGATCCAGATCACTTCGTCCGGTACCTGAACCGTTGGAATCTGCAGAAGCTGGACCCGTCGATCGACCTGTCTCCCCCGAAGGAGCCGATCCGTTTCTACATTGAAAACACTGTGCCTGTCGCACTGCGGCCAACCGTGGAAGCGGCCATTCTGGAGTGGAACAAGGCGTTCGAGAAGCTGGGCTTTGCGGGAGCAATCAAAGTCGATCAGCAGCCTGTTGACCCGAACTTTGATCCTGAAAACATCCGTTACAACACGTTCCGCTGGATGACGGCGAACGCCGGCATGGCGATGGGCCCGTCTCGGGTCGACCCCCGTACCGGACAGATTCTGGATGCCGACATCATCTTCGATTCCTCGTTCCTCGACAGCTGGAGCGAGAAGTGGGAAACGTATCGCGGCGACACCGCGGCGACGTTCGGCGAAGGTAAGCAGGATCCATTCGGCGGCGATGCCGCTGCGACGCACGGCTTTGGCCACCGGCATTCGACAAGCTGCTCGTACTGCCAGGAAATGCAGCGGCTGAATGGCTTTGCCGCGGCATTTTTTGTCGCCTCGGGCGTGAATGCAGACGGCAAGCTGCCGAAAGAATTCATCCACGAAGGGATGAAAGAAGTCGTGATGCACGAAGTCGGGCATACGCTCGGCCTGCGGCACAACTTCAAGGCCAGCACCTGGAAAAACCTCGAGCAGATCAACGACAAGGAAACCGGCACCAAGGAAGGCATCGTGGCCAGCGTCATGGATTATGTCGCTCCGAACATCTCTCCGGACAAGGAAAAGCAAGGGCTCTATTTCCCGCAGACTATCGGCCCGTACGACTACTGGGCGATCGAATACGGCTATAAGCCGGTGCAGGGGAACGAAGCCGACGAGCTGAAGAAGATCGCCGCCCGTTCGACCGAACCAGCCCTGGCCTACACGACCGATGAAGACACTCGCGGAACCGATTCTGATCCGTACTCGGCACGGTTTGACCTGGGCCAGGATCCGCTGGATTACGCCCGTCGCCAGATGGAAATCACCACGAAGGCGATGCCCACGATCACGCAGCGGAGCGTGAAAGAGGGCGAAGGCTACCAGCAGGCTCGACAGGCCTTCAACATGTTGTTCAATGAGTACTGGCAGTCGGCCGCAACCGCCGCCAAGTTTCCCGGCGGCATTTCGCTGAGCCGCGATCACAAGACCGAAAAGGACGGCAAAGCGCCGTTCACAATGATTCCAGCCGAGAAGCAACGGGCGGCCATGAAGCTGATTTCCGAGTCGGTGTTCAGCCCGCCAGTTCCGGCTGGCGATCAGCTGAATTACCTGGCGATTTCCCGCTGGAGTCACTGGGGGATGCAGGAACCGGCCCGGCAGGACTTTGCCATTCACGACGAAGTTCTCTCACGGCAGGACGGCATTCTCGGACGGGTGCTAAACCCGATGACGCTCAGCCGCATTCTCGACAGCGAATTCAAGGTGCCCGCAGGCCAGGACGCCTACACGCTCGACGAACATATGCAGATCACGGTCGACGGGATCTTTACCGAGTGGACTGCCGCTCCGGCGAAAGAGAAGTACGACAATCGCGATCCGCTGATCTCAAGCTTCCGCCGCAACCTGCAGCGAATGGCAATTCGCCGTCTGGGGACGATTGTGACCACGGCATCTTCAGGACCGAGCGACGCCCGCACGCTGACCAGAATGCACCTGGTGAATCTGCGTGATTCCGCCCAGAAGCTGTTGTCGAACGACAAATTAACGCTCGACAGCTATTCGAAGGCGCACCTGATGGACAGCGTCGCCCGGATCGACAGCATGCTGAATGCGGAAGTGGTGCTGCCAGGCGTGAACTGA